One window of Grus americana isolate bGruAme1 chromosome 18, bGruAme1.mat, whole genome shotgun sequence genomic DNA carries:
- the NDUFAF8 gene encoding NADH dehydrogenase [ubiquinone] 1 alpha subcomplex assembly factor 8: protein MSGRGVWLRARTRLRRFPALLAGCGEQAAAYGRCVAAAAAGTTELRRDACLEEFRALQDCFARAAKATPK from the exons atGTCGGGCCGGGGCGTCTGGCTGCGGGCGCGGACGCGGCTGCGGCgtttccccgcgctgctggcGGGCTGCGGGGAGCAG GCGGCTGCCTACGGCCGGTGCGTggctgcggcggcggccgggACGACGGAGCTGCGGCGGGACGCCTGCCTGGAGGAGTTCCGGGCGCTGCAGGACTGCTTCGCCCGGGCG GCGAAAGCGACGCCGAAGTGA